From a single Labrenzia sp. PHM005 genomic region:
- a CDS encoding TRAP transporter small permease, producing MLDRLEQIFVDVAVVATMALALLIFTDVFALNVFNKSVPDTVIIVRELMVLAIIMPLAAATTRRSHIAVEFVTNFLPTRLVNWFVVFGSLFGVVALMPLIWSAGKEFVYQWNTGSEFYGDLGLQQWPGRLAFVLGLCLCWIRLVLMVLGDIVSALRGRTILTGTH from the coding sequence ATGCTTGATCGCTTAGAGCAGATTTTTGTCGACGTGGCAGTGGTGGCCACCATGGCGCTGGCCTTGCTGATTTTCACCGATGTTTTTGCACTGAACGTTTTTAACAAGTCGGTGCCCGACACGGTGATTATCGTGCGCGAACTGATGGTGCTGGCCATCATCATGCCACTGGCAGCAGCCACAACCCGGCGGTCTCATATCGCTGTCGAGTTTGTGACCAACTTTCTGCCCACGCGTCTGGTCAATTGGTTTGTCGTTTTCGGCAGCCTGTTTGGCGTTGTGGCTTTGATGCCGCTGATCTGGTCTGCGGGAAAGGAATTCGTCTACCAGTGGAACACTGGCAGCGAGTTTTACGGTGATCTCGGCCTTCAGCAGTGGCCAGGGCGCTTGGCCTTTGTTCTGGGGCTGTGTTTGTGCTGGATCCGGTTGGTGCTGATGGTTCTTGGCGACATCGTCTCGGCTCTACGTGGAAGAACAATCCTTACCGGAACGCATTAG
- a CDS encoding C4-dicarboxylate TRAP transporter substrate-binding protein, with protein MKLLKSLIAGALVATGLSTSAAVAETTIFYGHGGPARGTVPVALKWFDERIGELSSGDLKLDIQWGGALFKANAAAGAIGYGVADAGSIISAYFQKEMAAYSIADLPLSGPNVWVGLRATDKLMRTTPEITQNLADQDLVYIGTFTASDVNVACAGTEITSVKDIEGKRIRGAGVYGKVFGELGATMVNLSVYEAYQALDAGLIDCSQGYSYIIPALKWHEVIDSYTLLSWGQIGGYGMFMNKQSFDALSDSQKAVLMQAGEELADKFAQIVMGANTRALDKISAGEFERDIKLLELSVDDRAAMNAATEPFIESWKENAQSVGLDADMLIAKYTEAVAEFTKEFEEQGYPWERD; from the coding sequence ATGAAACTGTTGAAGTCACTGATCGCTGGCGCATTGGTTGCCACGGGTCTCAGCACATCCGCCGCAGTCGCGGAAACCACCATTTTCTACGGCCACGGTGGCCCGGCCCGCGGCACCGTTCCGGTGGCGTTGAAGTGGTTCGATGAACGCATTGGCGAATTGTCTAGCGGCGACCTGAAGCTTGATATCCAGTGGGGTGGTGCGCTGTTTAAGGCCAACGCGGCAGCCGGTGCCATTGGTTATGGAGTTGCCGATGCGGGGTCGATCATCTCCGCCTACTTCCAGAAAGAAATGGCTGCCTATTCCATCGCCGATCTGCCGCTCAGCGGTCCGAATGTATGGGTAGGTCTGCGTGCCACCGACAAGCTGATGCGCACAACACCGGAGATCACCCAGAACCTCGCCGATCAGGATCTGGTTTACATCGGCACGTTTACCGCATCTGATGTCAACGTGGCCTGCGCAGGCACGGAAATTACATCGGTGAAGGACATTGAAGGCAAACGGATCCGCGGCGCGGGCGTTTATGGCAAAGTGTTTGGTGAACTCGGTGCGACTATGGTCAATCTGAGCGTTTACGAAGCTTACCAGGCCCTTGATGCCGGTTTGATCGACTGCAGCCAAGGCTATTCCTACATCATTCCAGCACTAAAGTGGCATGAGGTCATCGACAGCTACACCTTGCTGAGCTGGGGACAGATTGGTGGCTATGGCATGTTCATGAACAAGCAGTCGTTCGATGCTCTGTCCGACAGCCAGAAAGCTGTGCTGATGCAGGCTGGAGAAGAGCTTGCCGATAAGTTTGCTCAGATCGTCATGGGGGCAAATACCCGGGCGCTTGATAAGATCTCGGCCGGAGAGTTTGAACGGGATATCAAACTGCTCGAACTCAGCGTTGATGACCGGGCGGCTATGAATGCAGCCACCGAGCCGTTCATCGAGAGCTGGAAGGAAAACGCCCAGAGCGTTGGTCTGGATGCCGATATGTTGATCGCCAAATACACCGAGGCTGTCGCCGAGTTCACCAAGGAATTTGAAGAACAAGGCTATCCGTGGGAACGCGACTGA
- a CDS encoding class I adenylate-forming enzyme family protein → MQNRIHDFLDEAAAARGDTVAIHDYADRDISWSGLKQAVGEAEEALKSFGLKAGDRIVMVFENCISVPAFFFAASRLDAIIVPINARLTDAELSRIFAHSDPSVVMFSTDVSEAAKAHADHFGAEAVEGTFGQAALMRREGAEAEPVFKDGREQVGLMLYTSGTTGNPKAAMLTHGNLNSAALASVKLRGREDNDVTYLALPLSHIYGFIALLSAAVAQTSLRLEPRFDVERLYQALQKDVTLLPGVPQMHAHLFHYTRAHNKSKYDAGHLRFVSSGGAPLDPAWKREAEAFYGLPLQNGYGLTEGAAGVCATLNEIGDPDISVGRPMGDCVLRLDLEAVGAEPDKGIGEILLGGPQVMKGYFRDPERTAEVITDTGFFRTGDLGRFDEEGRLHIAGRSKELIIRSGFNVYPVEVEGVLTDHPEVIVAGVVGRQVEGNEEVLAFVKVAKDSKVSEDDLKGFLHDRLAPYKRPSKIVVATDLPAAPTGKILKSKLIDTFSAQLSEPA, encoded by the coding sequence ATGCAGAACCGCATTCATGATTTTCTGGATGAAGCGGCCGCCGCGCGCGGAGATACTGTTGCCATTCACGATTATGCAGACCGGGACATCTCCTGGAGCGGGTTGAAGCAAGCCGTGGGAGAGGCGGAAGAGGCGCTGAAGTCTTTCGGCCTTAAGGCCGGTGACCGGATCGTCATGGTCTTTGAGAATTGTATCTCAGTTCCGGCGTTCTTTTTTGCCGCCAGCCGGTTGGACGCTATCATTGTTCCAATCAATGCGCGGCTGACCGATGCGGAATTGTCGCGGATCTTCGCCCACAGCGATCCCAGCGTTGTGATGTTCAGCACGGATGTCTCTGAAGCCGCGAAAGCCCATGCCGATCACTTTGGCGCCGAGGCTGTCGAAGGAACCTTTGGACAAGCGGCGTTGATGCGCCGGGAAGGTGCGGAAGCGGAACCTGTCTTTAAAGACGGCCGGGAGCAGGTTGGCTTGATGCTCTACACATCAGGAACGACCGGAAATCCCAAAGCGGCAATGTTGACACATGGCAATCTGAACAGCGCTGCGCTGGCGTCTGTGAAATTGCGTGGCCGGGAGGACAATGATGTCACTTATCTGGCGCTGCCGTTGTCGCATATTTATGGTTTTATCGCGCTTTTGTCGGCAGCCGTTGCGCAAACCTCGTTGCGCTTAGAACCCCGTTTTGATGTCGAGCGGCTGTATCAGGCGCTGCAAAAGGACGTTACTCTTCTGCCCGGTGTGCCCCAGATGCATGCGCATCTCTTTCACTATACGCGCGCGCATAACAAGTCCAAATACGATGCAGGACATCTGCGTTTCGTCTCATCCGGTGGTGCTCCGCTCGATCCTGCCTGGAAACGGGAAGCTGAGGCCTTTTATGGTCTGCCGCTTCAAAACGGCTACGGTTTGACGGAAGGCGCTGCAGGCGTTTGTGCAACCTTGAATGAAATTGGCGATCCGGACATCAGTGTTGGCCGTCCAATGGGCGACTGTGTCTTGCGGTTGGATCTGGAAGCTGTGGGCGCTGAACCGGACAAGGGGATTGGCGAGATCCTTTTGGGCGGTCCGCAGGTGATGAAAGGCTATTTCAGGGATCCTGAACGCACCGCCGAGGTGATCACGGATACCGGCTTTTTCCGCACCGGAGATCTTGGCCGGTTTGATGAAGAAGGCCGCCTGCACATTGCGGGGCGCTCCAAGGAGTTGATCATACGCTCCGGCTTTAATGTCTATCCGGTTGAAGTCGAGGGAGTTTTGACTGACCATCCGGAGGTGATTGTTGCCGGGGTCGTGGGCCGGCAAGTTGAAGGCAATGAGGAAGTTCTCGCCTTTGTTAAAGTGGCCAAGGACAGCAAGGTTTCGGAAGACGATCTGAAAGGCTTCCTGCATGACCGTTTAGCGCCTTATAAACGTCCGTCAAAAATTGTTGTTGCAACAGATTTGCCTGCAGCGCCAACGGGCAAAATTCTGAAATCAAAACTGATCGATACCTTCTCCGCACAACTCAGCGAACCCGCTTGA
- a CDS encoding nitronate monooxygenase family protein, translated as MTSAYFEHPIFDTPVTRTYGTKVPIVAGGLQWLANADYVSAAARAGIMGFITAASFPEAEDLKAEIERCRELSDGNPFGVNVSMLPKLVPGEKTADVFRTIADCGVKFVETSGRSPEAYLPILKDAGITVLHKVPSLRYAVKAQSVGVDMVSIVGAECGGHPGMDMIGSMVNAGLADERLTIPWLIGGGIGRGSQLAAALVMGASGVVIGTRFLVAEELQAHPGYKQALIDASELDTALSMTSVRNTVRSLRNETTETVIQLERDNPEIGIQGLLKHVSGAIGRQAYATGDVSRGILSAGHALGFVDKVEPLAEIVNRLEADALGALKRLNTAA; from the coding sequence ATGACGTCGGCATACTTTGAACATCCGATTTTCGATACGCCGGTGACCCGGACCTATGGCACTAAGGTGCCGATCGTCGCCGGTGGCCTGCAATGGCTGGCCAATGCCGACTATGTGTCGGCGGCGGCCCGGGCCGGAATCATGGGCTTCATTACGGCAGCTAGTTTTCCGGAAGCAGAGGACCTGAAGGCTGAAATCGAGCGCTGCCGGGAGCTGTCGGATGGCAATCCGTTTGGTGTCAACGTTTCTATGCTGCCCAAACTGGTTCCGGGTGAGAAAACCGCGGACGTTTTCCGTACGATAGCCGATTGCGGCGTCAAATTCGTGGAAACGTCCGGGCGCAGTCCTGAGGCTTACTTGCCGATCCTGAAGGATGCCGGGATCACGGTTCTGCATAAGGTTCCCAGCCTGAGATATGCGGTCAAAGCGCAAAGCGTCGGCGTGGATATGGTATCGATTGTTGGCGCCGAATGCGGCGGGCATCCGGGCATGGATATGATCGGTTCCATGGTCAATGCCGGTCTTGCCGACGAACGGCTCACCATTCCCTGGCTGATTGGTGGTGGTATCGGCCGTGGATCGCAATTGGCCGCGGCTCTTGTGATGGGGGCGTCCGGTGTTGTTATTGGTACCCGGTTCCTGGTGGCTGAGGAGCTTCAGGCTCATCCGGGCTACAAACAGGCGCTGATAGATGCGAGCGAGCTGGATACCGCGCTCAGCATGACATCGGTCCGCAATACCGTGCGCAGCCTGCGCAATGAGACGACAGAGACCGTCATCCAACTGGAGCGCGACAATCCGGAAATTGGCATACAAGGACTGCTGAAACACGTCTCCGGCGCAATTGGCCGGCAGGCCTATGCCACCGGCGATGTCTCACGCGGCATCTTGTCGGCGGGTCATGCCCTTGGATTTGTTGATAAAGTCGAACCCTTGGCCGAGATAGTCAACCGTTTGGAAGCTGATGCCCTTGGTGCCTTGAAGCGGTTAAACACCGCTGCTTAA
- a CDS encoding oxepin-CoA hydrolase, alternative type, producing MSALFRKEVRPDHLILWNTNTARRNALSPEYYDGLLEGLAEAAETPSITAVILAGEGDYFCSGGDLNLLKERRNMTLDERKAAIAKLHTLIQAIRTCPKPVICAVEGGAAGAGLSIALACDMVVSAKGAGFTLAYVKAGLVPDGGVTHALMNALPRGTVSKMALLGAPLTAERLYDLGVLTDLCGEGEALATAQALARKIAAGPEKAIAAIKSLLTSAETATLEEQLDAERDAMAEALGGEEARRGIAAVLSKSRPVFRD from the coding sequence CGCGCTTTTCCGAAAAGAGGTTCGGCCGGATCACCTGATCTTGTGGAACACCAACACCGCCCGGCGCAACGCTTTGTCGCCTGAGTATTATGACGGACTGCTGGAAGGCCTTGCAGAAGCCGCTGAAACACCGTCGATCACGGCTGTCATTCTGGCGGGAGAAGGGGACTATTTCTGCTCAGGCGGGGATCTCAATCTCCTAAAAGAGCGCCGTAATATGACGCTCGACGAGCGCAAGGCGGCAATTGCCAAGCTCCATACCCTGATCCAGGCAATCCGCACTTGTCCAAAACCCGTGATTTGTGCGGTCGAGGGCGGGGCTGCTGGCGCCGGTCTCAGCATCGCTCTGGCCTGCGATATGGTTGTCAGCGCCAAGGGAGCGGGTTTCACGCTTGCCTATGTCAAAGCCGGTTTGGTTCCGGACGGTGGCGTTACCCATGCTCTGATGAACGCGCTGCCGCGCGGCACTGTTTCGAAGATGGCCTTGTTGGGTGCGCCACTGACGGCTGAACGGTTGTATGACCTGGGCGTTCTGACCGATCTCTGTGGCGAAGGTGAAGCTCTGGCGACTGCACAGGCCTTGGCCAGAAAGATCGCCGCCGGTCCCGAAAAAGCCATCGCGGCCATCAAATCCCTTTTGACGTCCGCTGAGACAGCAACACTGGAAGAGCAACTTGATGCGGAGCGGGACGCTATGGCCGAGGCTCTTGGGGGCGAAGAGGCCCGCAGAGGTATCGCCGCCGTTCTCAGCAAATCCCGCCCTGTATTCCGCGATTGA